A genome region from Sceloporus undulatus isolate JIND9_A2432 ecotype Alabama chromosome 1, SceUnd_v1.1, whole genome shotgun sequence includes the following:
- the LOC121925609 gene encoding cysteine-rich venom protein Cau1-like, with amino-acid sequence MWNEKAAMNAGRWVSKCEAISSSREERMVDGSVCGEITLQTNYPTSWNEAIETFASGQTYFQYSTGSTDPTKNVYGYTQIIWHNSKQVGCALGFCPKATNRFLYVCHYCPSGNIDGQLNTPYKSGPPCSDCRGSCEDKLCSSSCQFTDKNNDCENLIGSFTCTYPFVQERCPASCKCPKDE; translated from the exons ATGTGGAATGAGAAAGCTGCCATGAATGCTGGAAGATGGGTTAGTAAATGTGAAGCAATATCTAGCTCCAGAGAAGAACGAATGGTGGATG GCAGCGTATGTGGTGAGATTACTCTGCAAACAAATTATCCTACTTCGTGGAATGAGGCAATTGAAACTTTTGCAAGTGGACAGACTTACTTCCAGTATAGTACTGGGTCAACTGACCCAACAAAAAATGTTTATGGCTATACTCAG ATTAtctggcacaattcaaagcagGTTGGATGTGCACTTGGCTTCTGCCCTAAAGCAACCAACAGATTCTTATATGTTTGTCATTACTGTCCCAG TGGAAACATAGACGGACAACTGAACACACCATACAAATCAGGTCCACCATGTAGCGACTGTCGTGGGAGCTGTGAGGATAAACTCTGTA gCAGCTCTTGCCAGTTTACAGATAAAAATAACGACTGTGAAAACCTAATAGGAAGTTTCACGTGTACATATCCATTTGTTCAAGAAAGATGTCCAGCCTCCTGTAAATGCCCCAAAGATGAATAA